A single genomic interval of Rhodobacter sp. 24-YEA-8 harbors:
- a CDS encoding ABC transporter permease subunit encodes MLGTVAACVILRGARRLRNAVDILVMFSYGVPGIVLGIGLIATYHQGPLVLTGTASILILAYIIRRLPFSVRSGVSTLQQLSPETEEASFNLGAGPLRTFAMITVPLLPGAILSGAFLTWSNTVRKPGASLILQSGGNITIAVEIFSQIMNGNFGIASAPGAVLIGLTFIPLLIFKALSGRREALQA; translated from the coding sequence CTGCTGGGCACGGTTGCGGCCTGTGTCATCCTCCGGGGGGCGCGGCGGCTGCGGAATGCGGTCGATATCCTCGTGATGTTTTCCTATGGCGTGCCGGGGATCGTGCTCGGGATCGGCCTTATCGCGACCTATCACCAGGGGCCGCTGGTGCTGACCGGCACCGCCTCTATCCTGATCCTCGCCTATATTATCCGTCGCCTGCCTTTCTCGGTGCGCTCGGGCGTCAGCACCTTGCAACAGCTTTCGCCCGAGACCGAAGAGGCCTCGTTTAATCTCGGCGCCGGGCCGCTTCGGACCTTCGCAATGATAACGGTTCCGCTTTTGCCAGGCGCGATCCTGTCGGGCGCATTCCTGACCTGGTCGAATACGGTACGCAAACCGGGCGCGAGCCTGATCCTGCAATCGGGGGGTAATATCACCATAGCGGTGGAGATTTTCAGCCAGATCATGAACGGGAATTTCGGAATCGCCTCGGCGCCTGGTGCGGTTCTGATCGGACTGACCTTCATCCCGCTGCTGATCTTCAAAGCCCTTTCCGGGCGGCGCGAGGCCCTGCAAGCCTGA
- a CDS encoding CapA family protein produces the protein MPDQLRMTVAWGGDVSLARRQHLLLSAFASGTEEGETAVHLPSFSGADLRMVNLECVVSDLGEQGTDKGESGPYYFRARPEMTRVLQRLGVDLVATANNHSGDYGPEALLDQACWLELANIAHAGSGRDREAAFAPRFFRRNGLAVAVFSLDATQAEFAATGNRPGHAFLPLSDPALWQREMQPRIQAARRQADVVIVAVHWGLNLKPVPGPGEIAAGHALIRAGADAVLGASAHMLQGIEIFEGRPILHDAGNLLCDFSEGKGDSAVFRLELGPSGVTGIEVIPVTVAPGRASEAEGDAAISIAADFAEKCAAFGTVTIPGSDGRLQIPLSPPGRMPQDYRLTALRSRLAAPPVPESARIAPVAIGPLTLHGVSFGPERLTSRNMLWVETWWSAEEPVSRRLTIALHAVPRKNGNMPVWGRGMAHEPGDWRLPTPHWQPGEIYHERFGLRPPPGSRLEDNVLDLEISVFDRLKRLGRLRTGLTTTLSFSGKAARNPGSARPADLPGWSAEELAGLTGGTWITPPPPGWFCRSAVAGRTHLAHVPEPVLFAAHSRQDRNRHESMTAVSKDSWDSHASLHRLQDRLAGALVRERPPGLRPEFPLLQVEDPLAALMQIGGAARDRMRGKVVCVTGSSGKTTTVSMLQAALSPLINCRATYDNYNTRVGILVNLASVQPETDAVILETALSAINSTGQAHIRRVAPDIAVITNITTAHLREGETTGDIARKKSNIFLGMQPGKSAVIWSGSDHFDEMAERAREAALKLVTFGAADGSDFRLLSYDPARRLVEAQTPHGQLTYRIGASGVHMALNSLASLAVAAEMSLDLVKVAEGFETFRPLAGRGETHSLSIGAIRFQLQDEAYNANPLSMRAALQSFAAAHASAEKTLILGDMLELGEQSPRLHAELLPDILSLKPRRVMLVGAYMTALGPALHNARIAAETAADVSAVFDRLPGYISHQGALLIKASNGVGLWKLVDHLTKAGEDMRSSADSGQ, from the coding sequence ATGCCGGATCAGCTGAGGATGACTGTTGCCTGGGGTGGTGATGTCAGCCTCGCCCGCAGGCAACATCTGTTGCTGTCCGCATTCGCGAGTGGCACGGAAGAGGGGGAAACGGCTGTCCATCTGCCGTCATTCAGCGGTGCAGATCTCAGGATGGTCAATCTCGAATGCGTGGTCTCCGATCTTGGAGAACAGGGCACAGATAAGGGCGAATCCGGACCCTATTACTTCCGCGCGCGTCCTGAGATGACCCGCGTCCTTCAAAGGTTAGGGGTCGATCTCGTTGCCACTGCGAATAATCATTCCGGCGACTACGGACCCGAGGCGTTGCTTGATCAGGCCTGTTGGCTTGAACTGGCAAATATAGCCCATGCAGGTTCGGGACGGGATCGCGAGGCCGCGTTTGCGCCGCGCTTTTTCCGCCGCAATGGCCTTGCGGTCGCGGTGTTCTCACTTGATGCCACCCAGGCGGAATTCGCCGCGACCGGTAACCGGCCCGGGCACGCGTTTCTGCCGCTCTCGGACCCTGCGCTCTGGCAAAGGGAAATGCAGCCACGCATTCAGGCCGCGCGGCGCCAGGCGGATGTGGTGATTGTTGCGGTGCATTGGGGGCTGAACCTGAAACCGGTTCCCGGCCCTGGCGAGATAGCCGCCGGCCATGCGCTGATCCGCGCCGGAGCCGACGCCGTTCTTGGTGCCTCGGCGCATATGTTGCAGGGTATCGAGATTTTTGAAGGCCGGCCGATTTTGCATGATGCCGGCAATCTCCTGTGTGATTTTTCCGAAGGGAAAGGTGACAGCGCGGTCTTCCGGCTGGAGCTTGGACCGTCAGGCGTGACCGGCATCGAAGTGATACCGGTCACCGTCGCCCCGGGGCGGGCCTCAGAGGCCGAGGGAGATGCGGCCATCTCGATCGCCGCAGATTTCGCCGAAAAATGCGCGGCCTTTGGGACCGTCACCATTCCGGGTTCGGACGGACGGCTTCAGATCCCGCTTTCTCCGCCCGGGCGCATGCCACAGGATTACCGCCTGACTGCGCTGCGGTCCCGCCTGGCTGCGCCGCCCGTGCCGGAAAGCGCAAGGATCGCGCCGGTCGCCATCGGACCTTTGACCCTTCACGGCGTCAGCTTCGGTCCTGAAAGGCTTACAAGTCGCAACATGCTCTGGGTCGAAACCTGGTGGAGTGCCGAAGAACCGGTCAGCCGCCGTCTGACCATCGCTTTGCATGCTGTTCCCCGCAAAAACGGCAATATGCCGGTATGGGGGCGCGGAATGGCGCATGAGCCGGGCGACTGGCGATTGCCGACGCCGCATTGGCAGCCGGGAGAAATCTATCACGAACGCTTCGGCCTGCGCCCGCCGCCGGGATCCCGGCTGGAAGACAATGTCCTCGACCTGGAAATATCGGTGTTCGACCGTCTCAAAAGGCTGGGGCGGCTGCGCACCGGTCTTACGACCACACTCTCCTTCTCGGGCAAGGCGGCCAGGAACCCGGGCAGCGCCAGGCCCGCAGACCTGCCCGGATGGAGTGCCGAAGAACTCGCCGGGCTGACCGGTGGCACCTGGATCACCCCGCCGCCGCCGGGCTGGTTCTGCCGTTCGGCCGTCGCAGGCCGGACCCATCTGGCGCATGTGCCCGAACCTGTGCTTTTTGCCGCCCACAGCCGTCAGGACCGCAACCGTCATGAAAGCATGACCGCAGTGTCGAAAGACAGCTGGGACAGCCACGCCTCTTTGCACAGATTGCAGGATCGCCTGGCCGGCGCGCTGGTACGGGAACGGCCGCCGGGGCTGCGGCCGGAGTTTCCGCTTTTGCAGGTGGAGGATCCACTGGCGGCGCTGATGCAGATCGGTGGCGCAGCCCGTGACCGGATGCGCGGCAAGGTCGTTTGCGTGACCGGCAGTTCTGGCAAAACCACCACGGTTTCGATGCTGCAGGCCGCGCTCTCTCCTCTGATCAACTGCCGCGCAACATATGATAATTACAACACCAGGGTCGGCATTCTGGTCAATCTAGCCTCGGTCCAGCCGGAAACGGATGCGGTGATCCTGGAAACGGCGCTCAGCGCGATCAATTCCACGGGTCAGGCCCATATCCGCCGGGTTGCGCCCGATATTGCCGTGATTACCAACATCACCACCGCCCATCTGCGCGAGGGAGAGACCACCGGCGATATCGCTCGCAAGAAATCGAATATTTTTCTGGGGATGCAGCCTGGAAAGAGTGCAGTGATCTGGAGCGGCAGCGACCATTTCGATGAGATGGCCGAACGCGCCAGAGAGGCCGCGCTGAAACTGGTCACTTTTGGTGCAGCGGATGGCTCGGATTTCCGGCTCCTGTCTTACGATCCTGCACGGCGGCTGGTCGAGGCGCAGACCCCGCATGGCCAACTGACTTACCGGATCGGCGCCAGCGGCGTTCATATGGCGCTCAACAGCCTTGCCTCCCTGGCAGTGGCGGCAGAGATGTCGCTTGATCTCGTGAAAGTGGCCGAAGGGTTTGAAACATTCCGCCCGCTCGCGGGGCGTGGTGAGACTCACAGCCTGTCGATCGGTGCGATCAGATTCCAGCTGCAGGATGAGGCCTATAATGCCAATCCCCTGTCCATGCGCGCAGCCCTCCAAAGCTTTGCCGCCGCTCATGCATCCGCTGAAAAAACGCTTATTCTCGGCGACATGCTTGAACTCGGCGAACAAAGCCCCCGGCTTCACGCAGAACTTCTGCCGGATATCCTGTCGCTGAAACCGCGCCGGGTCATGCTGGTCGGCGCATATATGACCGCCCTCGGCCCGGCTCTGCACAATGCCAGGATAGCAGCCGAAACCGCCGCAGATGTCAGTGCCGTCTTTGATCGTTTGCCAGGGTACATCTCCCATCAGGGCGCACTTCTGATCAAGGCATCAAACGGTGTCGGCTTGTGGAAACTCGTGGATCACCTGACCAAAGCGGGAGAGGATATGCGCTCTTCCGCGGATAGCGGACAGTGA